The Delphinus delphis chromosome 10, mDelDel1.2, whole genome shotgun sequence genome includes a region encoding these proteins:
- the CRIP3 gene encoding cysteine-rich protein 3, translated as MASDSVTLSFIEEPKDSSIKRWSGSKFLTASGNRGAADSAQRGSRLSHGRGQRRGRELNPGGLDHSVQCAAPAAQSGAMSWTCPRCQQPVFFAEKVSSLGKNWHPFCLKCEHCHSVLSPGGHAEHNGRPYCHKPCYGALFGPRGVNIGGVGSYLYNCPTPTPASATPLSPSSFSPPRPRTGLPQGKKSPPHTKTFTGETSLCPGCKEPVYFAEKVMSLGRNWHRPCLRCQRCRKTLTAGSHAEHDGVPYCHIPCYGYLFGPKGVNIGDVGCYIYDPVEIK; from the exons GTGGAGTGGTTCTAAATTTCTGACAGCCAGTGGGAACAGAGGAGCAGCGGATTCAGCCCAAAGAGGCTCAAGGCTGAGCCATGGGAGGGGCCAGCGAAGGGGGCGGGAACTGAACCCCGGAGGACTTGACCACAGTGTGCAGTGTGCGGCGCCGGCTGCTCAGAGCGGAGCCATGAGCTGGACCTGCCCACGTTGCCAGCAACCCGTTTTCTTTG CAGAGAAGGTGAGCTCCCTGGGCAAGAACTGGCACCCATTCTGTCTGAAATGTGAGCACTGCCACAGCGTCCTGTCCCCAGGAGGGCATGCAGAG CACAACGGAAGGCCGTATTGCCACAAGCCATGCTATGGGGCTCTCTTTGGACCCAGGG GGGTGAACATTGGTGGTGTGGGCTCCTACCTCTACaattgccccacccccacccctgccagcgCTACTCCTCTTAGCCCCAGCAGCTTCAGCCCCCCCAGGCCCAGGACTGGCCTCCCCCAGGGCAAGAAAA GCCCTCCCCACACGAAGACGTTCACTGGGGAGACCTCGCTGTGCCCTGGCTGTAAGGAACCCGTCTATTTCG CTGAGAAGGTGATGTCTTTGGGCAGAAATTGGCACCGACCCTGTCTGAGGTGCCAGCGGTGCCGGAAGACCCTGACTGCTGGGAGTCACGCTGAG CATGACGGCGTCCCCTACTGCCACATCCCCTGCTATGGCTACCTGTTTGGCCCCAAAG GTGTGAACATTGGTGATGTGGGCTGCTACATCTATGACCCCGTGGAGATCAAATGA